GAAAAAGAGCTTCAGATGCTGGAGCAAGCACAAGCCGATACTAATGTTCATGCCCTCATTGAAGGACGATTCCGTAAAAGTAATGACGGTTCATCGGTTATTTTTGTAGAGAAAATTAGTAAGCGGGGCAACAAGTTAACAAATGTTTTTGTGGCGCAAATGCCAGAGAATTGGAGTGCTCAAGAGCGTGGAAGCATCGTGCGGGCTTCAACCGGTGTATTTGCTGAAAAAGACACCGATTCAATCAATTTAGAACTGCATGATGGTGAGCGGTATGAAGGCTCTCCAACCGAAGCGGATTACGAGCGAATTACCTTTGAACGCTACATTGTTGATGCCCGTTCCCAAGTAACAGAGCGCAAACGACGTAAGCTTGATGCTGCGCCCACAATAGATTTATTAGGCTCGGATGATCCCGACGAAATTGCAGAGCTGCATTGGCGCTTAGCCATTCCGTTAAGTCTTCCTATTCTTGCTTTGCTGGCAGTGCCGTTGTCATCGGTAAACCCACGTCAAGGGGCTTTTGGTCGATTACTTCCCGCCATTCTCATGTACTTGGGTTATTACGTATTACTCATGGCTGGTCGAAAAGCACTGCAAAGCGAAGCGATACCAGCAAGTGCAGGATTGTGGTGGGTTCACGCAATTGGCGTGATGGCCGGGGTGAGTTTGATCGTCAATGGGCGAGAAACCGGTGCTCGGATCAAAGCCTTGGTGTGGAGCTTTAAATGATATTATCGATTGTTGATCGCCACATTGGCAAAACGCTATTGACCACTACGAGCCTAGTTCTTTTAGTGCTCATGGGGTTGTCTTCCTTACTGAAGTACATTGAACAACTCAAACGGGTTGGCCGAGGCTCTTACGATCTCATTGATGCTGCAATTTATGTGATGTTTTCAATGCCACGTGATTTAGAGGTGTTTTTTCCGATTTGTGCATTGCTAGGAGCCCTTATTGGACTGGGTATGTTGGCGTCGAATAGTGAGCTTGTTGTGATGCAAGCCTCAGGCCTGAGCAAGTTGAATATTGTGTCGTCGGTGATGAAAACAGCTATTCCTCTGGCACTGATCGTCATGGCCTTGGGTGAGTGGATTGTTCCGGCTAGTGAGAGTACAGCAAAGCAACTCAAATCGGCTGCAATTTCTGAAGGTGCAATCCTGTCAAGCAAGGCCGGAACTTGGGCGAAAGATGGCGACAGCTTTGTTTACATAGGTTCGGTATTGGCGTCTGATCAGCTGCATAACGTTACTATTTATGATTTTGATGACATGAATAAATTGTCGCATGTGGCCTACATCAAAGATGCTAATTACATTAATCGCCGTTGGGTGACCAATGGAGTACACGATACATATTTGTTTGATGATGGGGTTCGAACGCAATTTACTGAGCAGTCGGAATGGCATAGCACGCTGACACCCAGCAAGTTGAGCGTGGTGTCGATGAAACCGGAAGCGCTACCGATTAGCGGCTTGCTCGACTACATTGATTATTTGGAAGCGGGAAAACAAGATCCAACTCGATACCAGCTGGCCATGTGGCGCAAAGCCATGCAACCATTGGCCATTGCGACCATGATGCTGTTAGCTCTGAGCTTTATTTTTGGTCCTTTGCGGACCATGACGATGGGCGCGCGAATAGTCTTAGGGGTTGCCGCTGGGTTTTCATTCCATATGGCAGACCAATTATTTGGCCCTATGTCTGTGGTGTTTAACGTGCCGCCGATCATCGCTGCAGCCTTGCCGTCATTGATATTTTTATTTTTCTCAGTACAAATTCTCAGGCGAGCTTAATGTTTGGGAAGGGGCTTGTTTTCACCTTTGGGTAACACAATAACCACTGAGTCAGATAACCTGTCTTGCAGTGCTCTTTTTCTCTTGGGGTCTACGAGTATTGCAAGGTTTCCTAGCCCGCCTAGGGCAAAGCAAACCCGCACAATAGCTTGGCGCAGATGAATCGTAGAGCCATCTTCATTTTGTATTCGCAAACGCCATGCCTTCATTCCCAAAGTTTGACCTCCGTGAGTCCAAAACCAAATGAAAAACAGTGCGACCGCTGAAATCAGGTAGAGCGAATACCAAGCCTGACTCATTAAGTACGCACCAATGTCACCATTGAAATGGCTGACGTTCGGAAAACCGAATTGAGCACTAATAGCCACGGTGATAAAGCCTACAATATGAGCACTCACCCATACAGATGCGGCAAGCAATGTGTCGTAGACTAACGCTGCAAGTCTGCGAAAAAAGCCAGCATGAGGATGATTTGTCATAGCGATACCGAAATCAGTGAATTTAACAGCAACGCATTGTAGCAGGCCTGTAAAGGTTTTAAATAAAAGCGCGTTTTTGGTTGCTCTTTGAGCATCTATTCAAATCAGTTAAAAAAAGTGTTGATTTGGCTTTCGGCATTCGTATAATGCACAGCACCTCAGCCGGGGGATGAAACGTCTCAACATTAGTTGTTGGCTACCAAAACGTTTTAAAGCATGATTCTCGGTTGTACAGCTTAATATGTGTGGCCTAGTTGAAGGGCGCACTTCGATACTGAGTATTGACAATTTAAGCCTGAGTGGTGGAATTGGTAGACACGCTAGATTCAAAATCTGGTTTCTTCGGAAGTGACGGTTCAAGTCCGTCCTCAGGTACCAACATTAAAAGCCCTGTTCAAATGAACAGGGCTTTTTTGTTTGGCTAGCGTTCCTGAACCCTTCAGTAAACGTTTCTGTATTTCGTAAATGGATTCATAAATACAGCGCAATTCCACATGTTCAATCTGAGTGATTAGCAAATGCTAACCTCGTTCAGCTTTACTGTTTAAATTTAACCTGGTTAGCAAGTTTTTACCCCTTCTTAAAGTAATAAACCGATTTAAAATAGCTGGTTATAACATGCTGTGGATTTACTGCTGAACCGTGCCTAGGTCATAGTTATGGATGGTTAGTTTGGTAGTATGCGGTTGTTCGCTAAAACTTTGACTATATTGATTTTATCCACTTTTTAAAATTTTAAGGGCTGTCTGGTGTTGCTTTCGTCACCATGAACACCGTGCCTTTCTCTCATTGCTGTAGGAATTAGCATGTTAAATATCTCGCGGTACATTATTGGTTTTATTGTTCTCATGTGCATCACTCTTACCATGATCGAAATTCCTGCATCCTATTGGTTTAGTTTTCACTTCTTGAGCTTCTCGTCAGCTATTTGTAGCTTTTCGCTGATGGCGATGAGTTGCATTTTGGCCAGCCGGTGGCGTGTGTTGGAGCGTTTCTGGGGGGGGCTTGACCGCGTATACGAATCTCACAAATGGTTTGGTATTTTTGCTCTCGTTTTTGCCAGTTTACACCTGTTGTTTAAAGCACATGGCGGCAGCTGGGATGTGACCGCTTTGCTTGAAATTAGTAAACCTGTGGCGCGTTTTATTCGCCAGTTTAGCTTTATTGCCTTGATGTTCGTAGTCTTGTTAGCGTTGAACCGAAATATCAAATACAGCGAGTGGTATGGCTGGCATCGGCTGTCGGGGATTGCATTTGTGGTGATCATCATCCATTGGTTGACGGTTAAAGTGCCATTTGAATTATCATCGCCAATGGGGTACTGGCTATTAGCCATGAGTCTTTTGGGCTTTCTATCTATTCTCTATAAATGGTTTTTGTATGCTCTTGTTGCCAATCACAAATATTATGAGGTGTCCAAAATCCAGCAGCGTGATGGCTCGGTTGAAATCACATTACTGCCCATTGAAGATGCGCTGGAGTTTGAACCTGGCCAATTTGCCTTTTTATCGTTTAGGCAGAAAGAGCTGAGAGAGCCGCACCCTTTTACTATTGCGGAATCCAACCGGTTTGATGGGCAGGTTTCTTTTGTGATTCGATCGTTGGGGGATTATACAGAGCGCTTAACAAAGTCCGTAAAAGCAGGGCTAACAGCTGACATCTACGGGCCTTACGGGAATTTTCAGCGCGGTAATGAAGGTAAGCATGAAATCTGGGTTGCAGGTGGCGTGGGTGTGACCCCATTTATCGCTTGGATGAAAGACGTGGAAGCAGGGAATTTTCACGATGTAGACTTTTATTATTTCTATAACGAAGGCCATGAGTTTCCCAAAGTAAAGGATTTGCAAGCGATGTGTGATGTGGCAGGGGTGCGTTTCTATCCACTGAGTACGCGTATTGATGAGTCTAATATGAGTCATAATTTAAAACGCATTGTTGAGTTAAATGGAGCTGACGGTATTGACGTATGTTTTTGTGGCCCTAAGAGTTTGCTTTCAGCTACGCAAAAACTGATGGATAAGCACGGTGTGCCTGAAACCGCAATTCGTCATGAGATGTTTACGTTTCGGTAGTCGTTTTTAACACCATTAAACAAGGCTGCAATTGCAGCCTTGTTTAATGTGTCTATTTTGCCCTTATCGTTGTTGAGTTGCAGATTCTGTTTGGCCCGCAGAGTCCGTCACCGTCAGCTTCACATTCAACTTCTGAGAAGGTGATACGCGTTTCCAGACGATAGGGAAAGAGCCTGCATTTCTACCGTTAATCTGCCACTGATGTGCCAAGCGAGGTGTTTCTGCATCATATGACATTGAAATAATGGCAACGGAAAAGCCTAGATCCCAAATGAATATATTGGCTTGAGGCGGTGTATCACTGGCCTGCAAATCAAACTCCATTACAATTGGATCATGATCTGATGAACGGAATGCATCTGCCGCGTATAAAGAAACTTGTTGAGAGTCTGTCTTG
This genomic stretch from Echinimonas agarilytica harbors:
- the lptF gene encoding LPS export ABC transporter permease LptF produces the protein MIVFRLLLLEVLKSQLAVFTVLIVVFISRELVSILADASEGKIVASILFQLIGLNIPKLATMILPMSFFLGVLLAFGRMYADSEMVVLRATGVSEWYVTRVTLLLALVMAGIAAWLTLFLNPHSKEKELQMLEQAQADTNVHALIEGRFRKSNDGSSVIFVEKISKRGNKLTNVFVAQMPENWSAQERGSIVRASTGVFAEKDTDSINLELHDGERYEGSPTEADYERITFERYIVDARSQVTERKRRKLDAAPTIDLLGSDDPDEIAELHWRLAIPLSLPILALLAVPLSSVNPRQGAFGRLLPAILMYLGYYVLLMAGRKALQSEAIPASAGLWWVHAIGVMAGVSLIVNGRETGARIKALVWSFK
- the lptG gene encoding LPS export ABC transporter permease LptG — translated: MILSIVDRHIGKTLLTTTSLVLLVLMGLSSLLKYIEQLKRVGRGSYDLIDAAIYVMFSMPRDLEVFFPICALLGALIGLGMLASNSELVVMQASGLSKLNIVSSVMKTAIPLALIVMALGEWIVPASESTAKQLKSAAISEGAILSSKAGTWAKDGDSFVYIGSVLASDQLHNVTIYDFDDMNKLSHVAYIKDANYINRRWVTNGVHDTYLFDDGVRTQFTEQSEWHSTLTPSKLSVVSMKPEALPISGLLDYIDYLEAGKQDPTRYQLAMWRKAMQPLAIATMMLLALSFIFGPLRTMTMGARIVLGVAAGFSFHMADQLFGPMSVVFNVPPIIAAALPSLIFLFFSVQILRRA
- a CDS encoding RDD family protein → MTNHPHAGFFRRLAALVYDTLLAASVWVSAHIVGFITVAISAQFGFPNVSHFNGDIGAYLMSQAWYSLYLISAVALFFIWFWTHGGQTLGMKAWRLRIQNEDGSTIHLRQAIVRVCFALGGLGNLAILVDPKRKRALQDRLSDSVVIVLPKGENKPLPKH
- a CDS encoding ferredoxin reductase family protein; protein product: MLNISRYIIGFIVLMCITLTMIEIPASYWFSFHFLSFSSAICSFSLMAMSCILASRWRVLERFWGGLDRVYESHKWFGIFALVFASLHLLFKAHGGSWDVTALLEISKPVARFIRQFSFIALMFVVLLALNRNIKYSEWYGWHRLSGIAFVVIIIHWLTVKVPFELSSPMGYWLLAMSLLGFLSILYKWFLYALVANHKYYEVSKIQQRDGSVEITLLPIEDALEFEPGQFAFLSFRQKELREPHPFTIAESNRFDGQVSFVIRSLGDYTERLTKSVKAGLTADIYGPYGNFQRGNEGKHEIWVAGGVGVTPFIAWMKDVEAGNFHDVDFYYFYNEGHEFPKVKDLQAMCDVAGVRFYPLSTRIDESNMSHNLKRIVELNGADGIDVCFCGPKSLLSATQKLMDKHGVPETAIRHEMFTFR